The following proteins are co-located in the Microplitis demolitor isolate Queensland-Clemson2020A chromosome 3, iyMicDemo2.1a, whole genome shotgun sequence genome:
- the LOC103576536 gene encoding heparan sulfate glucosamine 3-O-sulfotransferase 6 — protein MIITKIYKYLYDEMMELRRTSWAKKLILIISFIIILLWIIFNDTFCAFGGLSRRIVLNRIRLAAHIHIERASAVREVKVEEIPLDSFINLDVNATKVQVVSLLSNNKTLLKDSTVDVSPKYKILRQQGLIPSRQLPSALIIGVKKGGTRALLEFLRLHPDIRAAGSEIHFFDHHYSKGFHWYRHRMPPTLEGQLTMEKTPSYFVTPEVPRRVQHMNPGTKLIVVVRDPVTRAISDYTQVKSKRPELPKFEERAFINGSNIVDTNWAPLRIGVYARYLERWLQYFPLSQLLFVSGERLIADPVIEITRVQDFLGLKRVISEKHFYFNATKGFPCLMKSEQKAIPHCLGKTKGRSHPYINPVAIQRLKNFYRPFNQRFYQLTRMDFGWS, from the exons atgataataacaaaaatatataaatatttgtatgatGAAATGATGGAACTACGCAGAACTTCATGggctaaaaaattaattttgattataagctttataataatactactgtggattatttttaatgatacattttGTGCCTTTGGTGGTCTATCACGGAGAATAGTATTGAACAGAATAAGATTAGCGGCACATATCCATATAGAAAGAGCATCTGCTGTGAGAGAAGTTAAAGTTGAAGAAATTCCACTTGAtagtttcattaatttagATGTTAATGCGACAAAAGTTCAAGTTGTGTCTTTGTTGTCTAACAATAAGACGTTATTGAAAGATAGTACGGTAGATGTGTCACCCAAGTACAAAATATTGCGTCAACAAGGTCTGATACCTAGTAGACAATTGCCGAGTGCTTTGATAATTGGCGTTAAAAAAGGCGGCACGAGAGCACTCTTAGAGTTTTTAAGACTTCATCCGGATATTCGGGCTGCTGGATcggaaatacatttttttgatcatcACTATTCTAAGGGATTTCATTGGTATAG acacCGAATGCCACCGACATTAGAAGGTCAGTTGACAATGGAAAAAACACCATCGTATTTCGTAACACCAGAAGTCCCAAGAAGAGTACAGCATATGAATCCGGGTACAAAGCTGATAGTTGTTGTCCGTGATCCAGTAACACGTGCAATATCTGATTATACCCAAGTAAAAAGTAAACGTCCAGAATTACCTAAATTTGAAGAACGTGCCTTTATAAACGGTTCAAATATAGTCGATACTAATTGGGCGCCATTAAGAATAGGAGTTTATGCACGATATTTAGAACGTTGGCTCCAATATTTTCCATTGTCTCAGTTACTATTCGTATCTGGTGAACGTTTGATTGCTGACCCAGTTATTGAAATAACAAGAGTTCAAGATTTTCTCGGGCTCAAGCGTGTGATATCGGAAaaacacttttattttaatgctaCCAAAGGTTTTCCATGTTTGATGAAATCTGAACAAAAAGCTATTCCTCACTGTCtcg GTAAAACTAAAGGACGTAGTCATCCGTACATCAATCCTGTGGCAATTCaacgtttgaaaaatttctaccgACCATTCAATCAACGTTTCTATCAATTGACTCGTATGGATTTCGGTtggtcataa
- the LOC103576534 gene encoding sodium-independent sulfate anion transporter has product MRNGKKIYEMNGKPLNGYVNKAMNESQENLGIDKRDSYELQSSICEERPDLQCSYDLILMEEPGDDSVKRKNNFVKSICEYTAHRVKKTCTKKMLYRRLPILGWLPKYNGDDALGDIVAGITVGLTVIPQSLAYSNVAGLPPQYGLYGSFLGTFIYIFFGSSKDVPFGPSAIVSLLTYQTVAQLDSPVEHAILLCCLCGIIQFFMGIFGLGFLIDFVSGPVSSGFTSAVALIIVTSQIKDILGIQSKGSTFLSLWQSIAEGIHQTSHWDTTLGVTCIVVLLFLRYVATIKIGPVDENLRLTKHRVLNKLLWLTGTSRNAILVIVCGVLGYYFASKSPFKLIGNLPGGMPTVKLPPFGFTKDQNTTLTFMDMCSNLGSGLIVLPLISLMEDVAVCKAFSNGKSVDATQELIAIGLANLGCSFVQSFPGTGSLSRSAVNNASGVRTPLGGLYTGILVVLALLFLTPYFYFIPKACLAAIIISAVIFMVEVKVIKPMWRTKKSDLIPGIATFIACLVLQLEIGILVGIGLNILFILHHAARPKISLEKLRSCRGVEYLMLTPDRCLIFPSVDYVRNLVTKYSYCAGNSMTPVVIDCSHIYGADFTAAKVVESLSKDFATRKQPLFFYNLKPSVYAVFEGIEPTDFVVYYTQEALDDLLRDRGYFKEKSNPSVA; this is encoded by the exons ATGAgaaacggaaaaaaaatatatgaaatgaaCGGGAAACCTTTGAATGGATATGTCAATAAGGCGATGAACGAATCACAAGAAAATTTGGGCATCGATAAACGCGACTCTTATGAGCTTCAGAGTTCAATTTGTGAAGAACGTCCTGATTTGCAGTGTTCTTATGACCTAATct tgatGGAAGAGCCAGGAGATGATAGCGTCAAacgaaaaaacaattttgtcaAGTCGATTTGTGAATACACAGCGCACCGAGTCAAAAAAAcgtgtacaaaaaaaatgttgtacaGGCGGCTACCAATTTTGGGATGGTTACCCAAGTACAATGGGGACGATGCACTTGGTGATATTGTTGCTGGTATAACTGTCGGGTTGACAGTCATCCCACAATCATTAGCTTACTCAAATGTTGCTGGGTTACCTCCGCAG TATGGATTGTACGGCAGTTTTTTGggtacttttatatatatattttttggatCCTCCAAGGATGTTCCTTTTGGGCCAAGTGCAATAGTATCATTGCTAACTTATCAAACAGTGGCGCAATTAGACTCCCCTGTCGAACACGCTATTCTTTTATGCTGCCTCTGTGGTATCATACAATTTTTCATGGGAATTTTTGGTCTAG gaTTCCTTATCGACTTTGTATCAGGACCAGTAAGTTCTGGTTTTACATCAGCAGTCGCGTTAATTATTGTAACATCTCAAATAAAAGATATACTTGGAATTCAATCAAAAGGCTCGACGTTTTTAAGTCTTTGGCAAAGTATCGCTGAAGGGATTCATCAAACTTCTCATTGGGATACTACTCTAGGTGTTACTTGTATCGTCGTTCTACTTTTTCTGagg TACGTCGCGACTATTAAAATTGGTCCAGTTGACGAAAACTTGAGACTAACGAAGCATCGTGTGCTAAATAAACTACTCTGGCTCACCGGAACATCAAGAAATGCAATATTAGTTATTGTGTGTGGAGTATTAGGTTATTACTTTGCCTCAAAATcaccatttaaattaatag gcAATTTACCGGGAGGAATGCCTACTGTTAAATTACCACCGTTTGGTTTTACCAAAGATCAAAATACTACACTAACATTTATGGATATGTGTTCAAATTTAGGTAGCGGGCTCATTGTTTTGCCGCTTATTTCGCTTATGGAAGATGTAGCGGTGTGCAAAGCATTTA gTAATGGAAAATCAGTAGATGCTACACAAGAATTAATTGCCATTGGATTAGCAAATCTTGGGTGTTCATTCGTACAATCATTTCCTGGTACCGGTTCACTTAGCAGAAGTGCTGTTAATAATGCTTCTGGTGTTCGAACTCCACTAGGTGGACTTTATACAG gaatATTAGTCGTACTCGCACTGCTATTTCTCACACCTTACTTCTACTTTATACCCAAAGCATGTTTAGcagcaataataatatccGCGGTTATTTTTATGGTCGAAGTCAAGGTGATAAAGCCAATGTGGCGAACTAAAA aaTCTGACTTAATACCAGGGATAGCAACTTTCATTGCATGTCTGGTATTGCAATTAGAAATAGGAATTCTAGTTGGCATAGgactaaatatattatttattcttcatCATGCAGCAAGACCGAAAATTTCATTGGAAAAACTTCGg agtTGCCGCGGCGTTGAGTATCTCATGTTAACGCCAGATCGTTGCCTGATATTCCCGTCAGTAGATTACGTGAGAAATCTCGTGACCAAGTACAGCTATTGTGCTGGTAATTCAATGACACCGGTAGTTATTGACTGCTCGCACATTTACGGTGCTGATTTTACAGCAGCTAAAGTTGTTGAAAGTCTTTCAAAAGATTTTGCTACACGTAAACAACCGCTTTTCTTTTACAATCTCAAACCTTCAGTTTACGCTGTTTTTGAGGGCATCGAACCCACCGATTTTGTTGTCTATTATACGCAAGAAGCTCTAGACGATTTATTGAGAGACCGAGggtattttaaagaaaaatcaaatCCTTCAGTTGCgtaa
- the LOC103576532 gene encoding uncharacterized protein LOC103576532 translates to MDFRTFVMILVCCSTFAEPSRSKLGLHVNESSSTQEEEPPEGFYAFVESPNAEPPKVRPPPYIDSDKECFDTGKQEQGFVSIHNVCGDLNKGYIPRNPMKQNVAGSSYPFELIKNQTLKFLSKTLPILKADDSLPIVAKVQPFSQNSVHTDEKRSRSKRAAESSAAIDANRNGRKFCENGGGVMCMLYKAIQGEPLAASAAERRDEPVSSPEYRQRTPPQEKPEYTGPPTPCPAKVEYATPVFAKNYQGIWRYVVQIPYEGYFTQTIELTRCMQSRCHYLDGGCLSSPRWTSLLVAEIYYPDTVMEESPNGKFPGPREPIAANSPPPVHDYQNFQMYLQKRAGENEGRSSSSNQQHHCDGHDDMGCFRIRLYYDWFLVPGSCKCWRPDYFNRYVRRTNVNADL, encoded by the exons ATGGATTTTCGAACGTTTGTC atGATACTTGTGTGCTGCTCGACATTTGCCGAGCCAAGTAGAAGTAAATTGGGGTTGCATGTGAATGAGTCATCGTCAACTCAAGAAGAAGAACCGCCTGAAGGTTTTTATGCTTTTGTTGAATCTCCGAATGCTGAACCGCCAAAAGTAAGACCGCCGCCTTATATTGACAGTGACAAAGAATGTTTTG acACTGGAAAACAAGAACAAGGATTCGTTTCAATTCACAACGTTTGCGGTGATTTGAATAAAGGATATATTCCACGAAATCCTATGAAACAAAATGTTGCTGGATCTTCATATCcttt tgaattgattaaaaatcaaactttGAAATTCTTGAGCAAAACATTACCCATTTTAAAAGCAGATGATTCATTGCCGATAGTGGCTAAAGTCCAACCATTTTCACAAAATTC TGTACACACGGATGAGAAACGAAGTAGAAGTAAAAGAGCCGCTGAGTCATCAGCAGCTATAGATGCCAATCGTAATGGTCGTAAATTTTGTGAAAACGGCGGTGGAGT AATGTGTATGCTTTACAAAGCAATTCAAGGAGAGCCATTAGCAGCGTCTGCAGCTGAACGACGTGACGAGCCAGTATCTTCGCCAGAGTATCGTCAGCGCACGCCTCCACAAGAAAAACCCGAGTATACTGGCCCACCGACACCTTGTCCAGCTAAAGTTGAATATGCAACTCCAGTTTTTGCTAAAAATTACCAAGGAATCTGGCGCTACGTTGTCCAGATACCTTATGAAGGATATTTCACGCAGACAATCGAGTTGACACGCTGCAT GCAATCGAGGTGCCATTATTTGGATGGCGGATGTCTTTCATCACCTAGATGGACAAGTTTACTTGTTGCGGAAATTTATTATCCGGACACTGTAATGGAAGAAAGTCCGAATGGAAAGTTCCCAGGACCTCGTGAACCAATAGCTGCTAATTCGCCGCCGCCAGTTCACGATTATCAAAATTTCCAAATGTATTTACAGAAGAGAGCCGGCGAAAATGAAGGAAGAAGTAGTTCTAGCAATCAACAACATCATTGTGATGGACACGATGATATGGGATGTTTCCGg attCGTCTGTACTACGACTGGTTTTTGGTGCCCGGAAGTTGTAAGTGCTGGCGACCTGACTACTTCAATCGTTATGTGCGTCGTACTAATGTTAATGCCGATTTGTAA
- the LOC103576531 gene encoding arylphorin subunit alpha, which yields MLKEVFLFALVAIYITTANCSFYYTELTADKDFLLKQKKIYNLFYHASQPNVVNEDLYKQGLDYSIEANIDSYTNKEAVNDFIELYKFGFLPRGELFSVYYPKLLAETKSLFKLFYYAKDFDTFFKTALWARVNINQGEFFLALYQAVLRRPDTIYIQLPPPYEFYPYAFFNSEVIEAAKNVKLYNKPDTLEGNSYIIHANFSGWYLNRDYDTEMKLKYFMEDISLNTYYFFFRENNPFWLSSDEFGLDKHSRGEEYLYGHKQLFNRYNLERLANGLEKVEDFTWDSEFYPGYYPTMVYHNGLPYPQRPHWSKIPQYKYPFLHAIHDAESRISGAIDSGIVLSSEGKPINIYTHDGLNILGNLIEGNEDSFNRNFYRSIDEFARRILGFNLEPKSQYQVIPSAMESLFSCMRDPAFYRLYKRIGYYYYRYKELLKPYPKDEVVFPGLKFESLTTEKLVTYFDYFDATISNGLPVHDQKEADSLFIKVRQHRLNHKPFNVNMIINSDKPQPVAIQLFLGPKYDGQHNLIDFTESYRYFYEIDYWVTDLIAGENKLERNSHDFFFLMPDKEPSEIFYKRVENALEGTEQFTYKQNLYGFPEHLLLPKGSRAGSTYQLFAYVSPVAEVIKYKSRVFGSYMFSHKAMGFPLDRPIYYPHFQGPNMFFKDVNIYLNLDVDPNATV from the exons ATGCTAAAAGAAGTGTTTTTATTCGCCCTAGTGGCGATCTATATTACAACCGCTAATTGTTCTTTCTATTATACAGAACTAACTGCAGACAAAGATTTTTTGCTTAAacagaagaaaatttataatttattttatcatgctTCGCAACCGAATGTCGTCAATGAAGACCTGTACAAACAAGGATTAGATTACAGTATTGAGGCAAACATTGACTCCTACACCAACAAg GAAGCTGTAAACGATTTCATCGAATTATACAAATTTGGATTTCTGCCGCGAGGAGAATTATTTTCCGTCTACTATCCAAAATTATTAGCGGAAACGAAATCACTTTTCAAACTCTTTTACTACGCAAAAGattttgatacttttttcaaaacagCTCTTTGGGCACGAGTTAACATCAACCagggagaattttttttggcacTCTATCAAGCCGTTCTTAGACGACCTGACACAATTTACATTCAACTTCCTCCACCCTACGAATTTTATCCCTACGCTTTCTTCAACTCAGAAGTTATAGAAGCTgcgaaaaatgttaaattatacAACAAACCTG acaCTCTTGAAGGAAATTCTTACATAATTCACGCAAACTTTTCTGGCTGGTACCTAAACCGTGACTATGACACTGAAATGAAGCTAAAATACTTTATGGAAGATATAAGTCTCAACACATATTACTTTTTCTTCCGTGAAAACAATCCATTCTGGTTGAGCTCCGACGAATTCGGTCTAGACAAACACTCACGTGGTGAAGAATATTTATACGGACACAAGCAGTTATTTAATCGCTACAATTTGGAACGTTTGGCAAATGGTCTCGAGAAAGTTGAAGATTTCACCTGGGACAGTGAATTTTACCCAGGATACTATCCAACAATGGTTTATCACAATGGACTCCCGTATCCTCAACGTCCTCACTGGAGCAAAATTCCTCAATACAAGTACCCATTCCTCCAT GCAATTCATGATGCAGAATCTCGAATTTCCGGCGCTATTGATTCTGGAATAGTGCTTAGTTCTGAAGGCAAACCAATCAACATTTACACTCACGATGGTTTGAATATCTTGGGTAATTTGATTGAAGGCAATGAAGACTCGTTCAACAGAAACTTCTATCGCAGCATTGACGAGTTTGCCCGAAGGATTCTTGGGTTTAATCTTGAACCTAAGTCACAGTATCAAGTAATTCCAAGTGCTATGGAGTCATTATTCTCGTGTATGAGAGACCCGGCTTTCTACAGACTTTACAAGAGAATTGGTTACTACTACTACAGATACAAAGAGCTTTTGAAACCATATCCAAAAGATGAGGTCGTATTTCCCGGTTTGAAATTCGAATCTCTGACTACGGAAAAATTGGTAACTTACTTCGATTACTTTGACGCGACAATTAGCAACGGATTGCCTGTTCATGATCAAAAAGAAGCTGATTCTTTATTCATAAAAGTTCGCCAGCATCGTCTGAACCACAAACCATTCAATGTAAATATGATTATTAACTCAGACAAACCTCAACCAGTAGCCATTCAATTGTTCCTCGGACCAAAGTATGACGGACAACATAATTTGATAGATTTCACTGAAAGCTACCGATACTTTTATGAAATAGACTACTGGGTAACTGATC TAATTGCTGGAGAGAACAAACTCGAGCGCAACAGCCACGACTTTTTCTTCTTGATGCCCGACAAGGAGCCAagtgaaattttctacaagagAGTCGAGAACGCTCTCGAAGGCACCGAGCAGTTTACGTACAAACAAAATCTATACGGATTCCCAGAACATCTTTTGCTGCCAAAAGGCAGCCGAGCCGGTTCaacttatcaattatttgCATACGTCAGTCCAGTCGCCgaagtaattaaatacaaatccCGCGTTTTTGGAAGCTACATGTTCAGTCACAAAGCCATGGGTTTCCCACTTGATCGGCCAATCTACTATCCTCACTTCCAAGGACCAAATATGTTTTTCAaagatgttaatatttatctcaATCTTGACGTCGATCCCAACGCCACTGTCTAA
- the LOC103576616 gene encoding uncharacterized protein LOC103576616, protein MMKLLVLALTGFCLTQAMVMETHTADMDFLHKQKKIYDLFMYIDQSDFHGSEWYETGRNYDIAQHMEDYNDKMYVREFMYRFKLGMLKRGALFSVYYKEHREELRILFKLFYTAKDFATFYKTASWARHYMNGGMFVMALTTAVMYRPDCKYIVLPPMYEVYPHLFFDNEFIQEAHYYYMSFGAKKPMSEGYFSDYFMIDKNTTNQFMKYYMDKEYELSYFTDDVGLNNYYYYVRNVFPFWMMLNDIEMPKHFRGEFYYYVHQQLMARYYLERLSQGFGEIEDFSFYKSFAPGFYSNLVYGNGVALPSRDRYSEVPYYKYKYINEIDNMESRILEAIDSGYIYDYEGKKYELYSTEGMNWLGNLIEGNYDSPNIKFYGAIDALYRDIFGFNYDCKHKNCFVPSALQIYSTSLRDPAFYRLYKRIMGYFLRYKTQIPAYTRSELEFPGIKIEDVKVDKLVTFMEPYEYFINNAVTVGSYKEGMSFSMKAKKYRLNYKPFTYHINVMSDKNTKGMVRIFLGPSMDDYYFKEQNYMYYDWYNFVELDKFMFEFKSGMNMIERHSTDSIYTAKDFMGTDMFYKKMFKSMEGSEPFTYQSKVYGFPDNLYLPMGKVGGMPFKLYVFIYPFEESKATYFDLPMFGKMLYDGKPFGFPLDRPMYPYFFDLSNMYFKDVYIHYDKEYSDYHFKPYFHEDMYSKHMDYMKYSGNYKSMEMPYSFKEYPEGHEYKSFEHKGFMPKSFEHHKGFEHYKDFEHMEKPYYFMEHGKPKYEYSANCCSEVFAMFKNFVVFATACVCLAAAHKQVDVHTADKTFLTKQKEIWSLFWHIDQPTTVNSELYQVARSFSIEDHVDAYTNASYVHHFMDLYKHGLIHRDAVFSMFHPEHYHEAVALFKLFFHAKDWETFYNTAVWARFNVNPKLFGYVLAVAVIHRPDTKYMTLPPLYELMPHYFFNNEVMQAAYHVKMGDASVKKAIGVKYHEGSDVVIHSNYSGWYMIHDDAEEELNYFTEDIGLNSYYFYFIHEFPHFMSSEHSHMLKEIRGEVYFFGHKQLLARYYLERLSHDMGEIESIDWHEPIVTGYYPTMNHPNGLPFPHRHSWTHVPHHKFDLVHDAEQMETRILGAIDSGVFYDASHPPKGVKVYTPEGFNTLGNLIQGNADSIHSKFYGSIDHIYRQILGFGLKPIDKNHLVPSALEYSITSMRDPAFYRMYKKIVNYFLKFKEHLPQYTHEELAFPGVKIESVAVDKLLTFFEHYDSIISNGMPVSSQKDAETTVIKVRQHRLNHKPFTSHITVSSDKNVKAVIRMFYGPKYDVHGHEIDFVDNWVNFIELDQWVVDLKSGINKIERSSHESIYVIPDEVNSATYWKHMIKSMESDEPMTYSSQLYGFPDRLVLPKGKKDGFPIKMFVFVSEYDESHAFKHESPIWGNMMTDGKPLSYPLDRPVVPYEFDVPNAHFKDVVVYHKHVEELNLTI, encoded by the exons ATGATGAAGCTCTTGGTGTTGGCCCTCACGGGCTTCTGTCTGACCCAGGCAATGGTAATGGAAACTCATACTGCTGACATGGACTTCCTCCACAAGCAGAAGAAAATCTACGACCTTTTCATGTACATTGACCAAAGCGATTTTCACGGAAGCGAATGGTACGAAACTGGACGCAACTACGACATCGCCCAACACATGGAAGATTACAATGACAAG atGTACGTCCGGGAATTCATGTACAGATTCAAGTTGGGCATGCTCAAACGTGGAGCCCTCTTCTCAGTCTACTACAAGGAACACCGTGAAGAACTTCGCATCCTGTTCAAACTCTTCTACACCGCCAAGGACTTTGCAACCTTCTACAAGACTGCTAGCTGGGCTCGTCACTACATGAACGGTGGAATGTTCGTAATGGCACTCACCACCGCTGTCATGTACCGTCCCGACTGCAAATACATCGTATTGCCACCAATGTACGAAGTCTACCCACACCTCTTCTTCGACAACGAATTCATCCAAGAGGCTCACTACTACTACATGAGctttg gCGCCAAGAAACCAATGAGTGAAGGTTACTTCAGCGACTACTTCATGATTGACAAAAATACCACCAACCAATTCATGAAATACTACATGGACAAAGAATACGAGCTGTCATACTTCACCGATGATGTTGGTCTCAacaactactactactacgtCCGTAACGTCTTCCCATTCTGGATGATGCTCAATGACATAGAAATGCCAAAACACTTCCGCGGAGAATTCTACTACTACGTCCACCAGCAATTGATGGCCCGCTACTACCTCGAACGTCTGAGCCAAGGCTTCGGTGAGATCGAAGACTTCAGCTTCTACAAATCATTCGCACCTGGATTCTACTCAAACCTCGTATACGGAAACGGTGTTGCCTTACCAAGCCGCGACCGCTACAGCGAAGTACCATACTACAAATACAAATACATCAACGAAATTGACAACATGGAATCCCGCATTTTGGAAGCAATTGACAGTGGATACATCTATGACTACGAAGGCAAGAAATACGAACTCTACAGCACTGAAGGTATGAACTGGCTCGGTAACCTCATTGAAGGCAACTACGACTCACCCAACATCAAATTCTACGGTGCCATCGACGCACTCTACCGCGACATCTTTGGATTCAACTACGACTGCAAGCACAAGAACTGCTTCGTACCCAGCGCTCTCCAGATCTACAGCACCAGTCTCCGTGACCCAGCTTTCTACAGACTGTACAAGAGAATCATGGGCTACTTCCTAAGATACAAAACCCAAATTCCAGCTTACACCCGCTCAGAACTCGAGTTCCCAGGCATCAAGATTGAAGACGTCAAGGTTGACAAACTCGTTACATTCATGGAGCCATACGAATACTTCATCAACAACGCCGTCACTGTTGGAAGCTACAAGGAAGGCATGAGTTTCAGCATGAAGGCCAAGAAATACCGTCTCAACTACAAACCATTCACTTACCACATCAACGTTATGAGTGACAAGAACACCAAGGGTATGGTACGCATCTTCTTGGGACCATCCATGGATGACTACTACTTCAAGGAACAGAACTACATGTACTACGACTGGTACAACTTCGTTGAGCTCGACAAATTCATGTTTGAAT TCAAGTCTGGTATGAACATGATTGAACGCCACAGCACTGACTCAATCTACACAGCCAAGGACTTCATGGGAACCGACATGTTCTACAAGAAAATGTTCAAGTCCATGGAAGGCAGCGAACCATTCACTTACCAAAGCAAGGTCTACGGATTCCCCGACAACTTATACTTGCCAATGGGTAAAGTTGGTGGTATGCCATTCAAATTGTACGTCTTCATCTACCCATTCGAAGAGAGCAAGGCCACCTACTTCGACTTACCAATGTTCGGTAAAATGTTGTACGATGGCAAACCATTCGGCTTCCCATTAGACAGACCCATGTACCCATACTTCTTCGATCTCAGCAACATGTACTTCAAGGACGTGTACATCCACTACGACAAAGAGTACAGCGACTACCACTTCAAACCTTACTTCCATGAAGACATGTACTCAAAGCACATGGACTACATGAAGTACTCTGGCAACTACAAAAGTATGGAGATGCCATACTCCTTCAAAGAATACCCAGAAGGTCACGAATACAAAAGTTTTGAGCACAAGGGTTTCATGCCCAAGAGCTTCGAGCACCACAAAGGTTTTGAACACTACAAAGATTTCGAACACATGGAAAAACCATACTACTTCATGGAACACGGAAAACCCAAAT ACGAATATTCGGCAAACTGTTGCTCTGAGGTATTCGcaatgttcaaaaattttgtggtTTTCGCCACAGCCTGTGTCTGCTTAGCAGCAGCACACAAGCAGGTGGATGTCCACACTGCCGACAAGACTTTTTTgacaaaacaaaaagaaatttgGAGCCTTTTTTGGCACATTGATCAACCAACAACTGTCAACTCAGAGCTCTATCAAGTAGCCCGTTCATTCAGCATTGAAGATCATGTCGACGCTTACACCAACGCG aGCTACGTTCATCACTTCATGGATCTCTACAAACATGGATTGATTCACCGCGATGCCGTATTCTCAATGTTCCACCCAGAACATTACCACGAAGCTGTTGCTCTTTTCAAACTTTTCTTCCATGCCAAAGACTGGGAAACTTTCTACAACACAGCAGTATGGGCACGTTTCAACGTAAACCCCAAATTATTTGGTTACGTTTTAGCTGTTGCTGTAATTCATCGCCCAGATACTAAATACATGACTCTACCACCATTATACGAATTAATGCCACACTACTTCTTCAACAACGAGGTGATGCAAGCAGCTTACCATGTTAAAATGGGGGATGCCa GCGTTAAGAAAGCTATTGGCGTTAAATACCACGAAGGAAGCGATGTCGTAATCCACTCAAACTACAGTGGATGGTACATGATCCACGATGATGCTGAAGAGGAATTGAATTACTTCACTGAAGACATTGGTCTTAATTCTTACTACTTCTACTTCATTCATGAGTTCCCGCACTTCATGAGCAGCGAGCACTCCCATATGCTGAAAGAAATCCGTGGAGAAGTTTACTTCTTTGGACACAAACAATTATTGGCCCGTTACTACCTCGAGCGTTTGTCTCATGATATGGGTGAAATTGAATCAATTGACTGGCATGAGCCGATCGTTACTGGTTACTACCCAACAATGAATCATCCAAATGGTCTTCCATTCCCCCATCGTCATTCATGGACCCACGTTCCTCATCACAAATTTGATTTAGTCCAC GATGCTGAACAAATGGAAACTCGCATTCTCGGAGCCATTGACTCTGGAGTATTCTATGATGCCAGTCACCCACCAAAGGGTGTCAAAGTTTACACTCCAGAAGGTTTTAACACTCTTGGAAACTTGATTCAAGGTAACGCTGATTCAATCCACAGCAAATTCTACGGCAGTATCGACCATATCTACAGACAGATTCTTGGTTTCGGATTGAAGCCAATTGACAAAAACCACTTGGTTCCAAGCGCCCTGGAATACTCGATCACCAGCATGAGAGACCCGGCATTCTACCgaatgtacaaaaaaatagtaaactaTTTCCTGAAATTCAAAGAACACTTGCCCCAATACACTCATGAAGAATTAGCATTCCCCGGTGTTAAAATTGAGTCAGTAGCTGTTGACAAGCTTCTTACATTCTTCGAGCACTACGACTCTATTATCAGCAATGGTATGCCCGTATCCTCACAAAAGGATGCTGAAACAACGGTTATCAAGGTTCGCCAGCACCGTTTGAATCACAAACCATTCACTTCCCACATCACTGTCAGCAGTGACAAAAATGTTAAGGCCGTCATCCGCATGTTCTACGGACCTAAGTACGACGTACATGGTCACGAAATTGACTTCGTTGACAACTGGGTTAACTTTATTGAACTTGACCAATGGGTTGTTGATc TTAAATCTGGTATCAACAAAATTGAACGCAGCAGCCACGAATCTATTTACGTTATTCCTGACGAAGTAAACAGCGCAACATACTGGAAACATATGATTAAATCTATGGAATCTGACGAACCAATGACTTACAGCTCTCAACTTTACGGTTTCCCAGACCGTCTAGTTTTACCTAAAGGTAAAAAAGATGGCTTCCCAATTAAAATGTTCGTTTTCGTAAGCGAATACGACGAGAGCCACGCTTTCAAACACGAGTCTCCGATCTGGGGCAACATGATGACTGATGGAAAACCCTTGTCATACCCTCTGGACAGACCTGTTGTGCCTTACGAATTTGATGTACCTAATGCACATTTCAAGGATGTCGTTGTCTACCACAAACACGTCGAAGAGCTTAATCTTACTATTTAa